Proteins from a single region of Hordeum vulgare subsp. vulgare chromosome 6H, MorexV3_pseudomolecules_assembly, whole genome shotgun sequence:
- the LOC123405570 gene encoding proliferating cell nuclear antigen-like translates to MELVTDANFDCSGTGFSLQAMDSSHVALVALLLRSEGFEHYRCDRNLSMGMNLGNMAKMLRCAGSDDIITIKAGDGSDTVTFMFESSNQDKIADFEMKLMDISSEHLGIPDSEYQTIKYYHIVNPPDE, encoded by the exons ATGGAGCTGGTGACGGACGCCAACTTCGACTGCTCGGGCACCGGGTTCTCACTGCAGGCCATGGACTCGTCCCACGTCGCActcgtcgccctcctcctccGCTCCGAGGGCTTCGAGCACTACCGCTGCGACCGCAACCTCTCCATGGGCATGAACCTCGGCAACATGGCCAAGATGCTCCGCTGCGCCGGTAGCGACGACATCATCACCATCAAGGCCGGCGACGGCTCCGACACCGTCACCTTCATGTTCGAGTCGTCCA aTCAGGATAAGATTGCCGACttcgagatgaagctcatggacaTCAGCAGCGAGCACCTCGGCATCCCCGACTCGGAGTACCAGACCATCAAGTACTACCACATTGTGAACCCTCCTGATGAGTAG